In Glycine max cultivar Williams 82 chromosome 7, Glycine_max_v4.0, whole genome shotgun sequence, a single window of DNA contains:
- the LOC100783026 gene encoding subtilisin-like protease SBT3, with the protein MATHICLSLCFFYITTYHLAISTLAQSDNYIIHMDISAMPKAFSSQHTWYLSTLSSALDNSKATSDNLNSVINSKLIYTYTNVINGFSANLSPKELEALKTSPGYVSSMRDLRAKRDTTHSPHFLGLNPNVGAWPVSQFGKDVIVGFVDTGISPESESFNDEGLTKIPSRWKGQCESTIKCNNKLIGAKFFNKGLLAKHPNTTNNVSSTRDTEGHGTHTSSTAAGSVVEGASYFGYASGSATGVASRARVAMYKALWEQGDYASDIIAAIDSAISDGVDVLSLSFGFDDVPLYEDPVAIATFAAMERGIFVSTSAGNEGPFLAVLHNGIPWVITVAAGTLDREFQGTLTLGNGVQVTGMSLYHGNFSSSNVPIVFMGLCNKMKELAKAKNKIVVCEDKNGTIIDAQVAKLYDVVAAVFISNSSESSFFFENSFASIIVSPINGETVKGYIKSTNSGAKGTMSFKRTVLGTRPAPSVDDYSSRGPSSSCPFVLKPDITAPGTSILAAWPQNVPVEVFGSHNIFSNFNLLSGTSMACPHVAGVAALLRGAHPEWSVAAIRSAIMTTSDMFDNTMGLIKDIGDGYKQASPLALGAGHVNPNRGLDPGLVYDVRVQDYVNLLCALGYTQKNITIITGTSSNDCSKPSLDLNYPSFIAFINSNGSSAAQEFQRTVTNVGEGKTIYDASVTPVKGYHLSVIPKKLVFKEKNEKLSYKLTIEGPTKKKVENVAFGYLTWTDVKHVVRSPIVVTTLKLDF; encoded by the coding sequence ATGGCTACCCATATTTGTCTCTCTCTTTGCTTCTTCTACATCACAACCTATCACCTTGCAATTTCCACGTTGGCTCAGTCTGACAACTATATCATCCACATGGACATATCAGCCATGCCCAAAGCATTCTCCTCCCAACACACTTGGTATCTCTCCACTCTCTCTTCAGCATTGGACAATTCCAAAGCCACCAGCGATAATCTTAACTCTGTTATTAACTCTAAGCTGATTTACACCTACACCAATGTCATCAACGGTTTCAGTGCAAACCTGTCACCTAAAGAGCTTGAAGCTCTCAAAACCTCCCCGGGTTACGTTTCTAGCATGCGAGATTTACGTGCCAAGCGTGACACAACACACTCACCACACTTCCTTGGCCTCAACCCCAATGTAGGGGCGTGGCCAGTGTCTCAATTTGGCAAAGATGTCATTGTTGGTTTCGTGGACACTGGAATTTCGCCTGAAAGTGAAAGCTTCAACGATGAGGGATTGACTAAAATTCCTTCTCGATGGAAAGGCCAATGTGAAAGCACTATCAAATGCAACAACAAACTCATTGGAGCAAAGTTCTTCAACAAAGGGTTGCTGGCAAAGCACCCCAACACCACCAATAATGTTTCTTCAACGCGTGACACTGAAGGTCACGGGACTCACACATCAAGCACTGCAGCTGGGAGTGTTGTTGAAGGTGCATCATACTTTGGCTATGCTTCTGGATCTGCCACAGGAGTTGCTTCACGTGCTAGAGTGGCCATGTACAAGGCATTGTGGGAACAAGGAGATTATGCATCTGATATAATAGCTGCAATTGATAGTGCAATATCAGATGGGGTTGATGTTCTTTCCTTGTCATTTGGCTTTGATGATGTACCTTTGTATGAGGACCCTGTTGCTATAGCCACGTTTGCAGCAATGGAGAGAGGCATTTTTGTGTCCACGTCTGCAGGAAACGAAGGGCCATTCCTTGCAGTGCTTCATAATGGAATACCATGGGTCATAACTGTGGCTGCTGGCACTTTGGACCGTGAATTTCAGGGTACTCTCACGCTTGGAAATGGAGTCCAAGTAACTGGCATGTCTCTCTATCATGGAAACTTCTCTTCCAGCAATGTTCCTATTGTTTTCATGGGCTTGTGCAACAAAATGAAGGAACTGGCCAAGGCGAAAAACAAGATTGTGGTGTGTGAAGACAAGAATGGAACTATCATTGATGCTCAAGTGGCTAAGCTGTATGATGTTGTCGCGGCTGTGTTCATTTCAAACAGCTCCGAgagttcttttttctttgaaaatagtTTTGCATCTATTATTGTTTCCCCAATAAATGGGGAAACTGTCAAAGGTTATATTAAGAGTACTAACTCTGGTGCTAAAGGAACCATGTCTTTTAAGAGGACAGTTTTGGGCACTAGACCAGCTCCGAGTGTGGATGATTACAGTTCTAGAGGGCCTTCAAGTAGTTGTCCATTTGTGTTGAAACCAGACATCACTGCTCCTGGTACATCAATCTTAGCTGCATGGCCACAAAATGTTCCAGTGGAAGTGTTTGGGTCCCATAATATTTTCAGCAACTTCAATTTGTTAAGTGGCACATCAATGGCATGCCCTCATGTTGCTGGTGTTGCAGCATTGTTGAGAGGAGCACACCCTGAATGGAGTGTTGCAGCCATTAGGTCAGCAATTATGACAACATCGGACATGTTTGACAACACCATGGGACTCATCAAAGACATTGGTGATGGTTACAAACAAGCCTCTCCTTTAGCCTTGGGAGCTGGTCATGTCAACCCTAATAGAGGCCTAGACCCTGGACTGGTGTATGATGTGAGAGTTCAAGATTATGTTAATCTCCTCTGCGCACTTGGCTACACCCAAAAGAACATCACCATCATCACGGGAACCTCTTCAAATGATTGTTCCAAACCCTCTTTGGACCTCAACTACCCTTCTTTTATTGCTTTCATCAATAGCAACGGTTCAAGTGCGGCACAAGAATTTCAAAGAACGGTGACCAATGTTGGGGAGGGGAAAACAATCTATGATGCCAGCGTTACACCCGTCAAAGGGTACCACTTGAGCGTTATTCCCAAAAAGTTGGTGTTCAAGGAGAAGAACGAGAAGCTGAGTTACAAGTTGACAATTGAAGGTCCAACAAAGAAGAAAGTGGAGAATGTCGCTTTTGGATATCTCACTTGGACGGACGTGAAACATGTGGTTAGGAGCCCCATTGTGGTCACCACCCTCAAATTGGATTTCTAG
- the EN2 gene encoding endonuclease precursor (The RefSeq protein has 2 substitutions compared to this genomic sequence) codes for MGQYSIHHQLVAIVPLFILLLPNIHGWGDDGHVIVCKIAQARLSEAAAEAVKKLLPISAGNDLSTKCSWADHVHHIYPWASALHYANTPEALCSYKNSRDCVDYKKGIKGRCVVAAINNYTTQLLEYGSDTKSRYNLTQSLFFPSHFMGDIHQPLHCGFLSDNGGNAITVRWYKRKQNLHHIWDSTILLTEVDKFYDSDMDEFIDALQQNITKVWADQVEEWENCGDKDLPCPATYASESTIDACKWAYKDATEGSVLNDDYFLSRLPIVNMRLAQAGVRLAAILNRVFEKKLAMSI; via the exons ATGGGTCAATACTCAATTCATCATCAGCTTGTGGCCATAGTCTCATTATTTATCCTTTTGCTTCCAAATATCCATGGGTGGGGAGACGATGGGCATGTCATTGTTTGCAAGATTGCACAG GCTCGCCTCAGTGAAGCAGCTGCAGAGGCTGTGAAGAAACTGCTGCCAATATCCGCAGGAAATGATTTGTCCACAAAGTGTTCTTGGGCAGATCATGTTCATCATATCTATCCTTGGGCCTCTGCTTTGCACTACGCAAATACCCCAGAGGCCCTCTGCAGTTACAAAAACAGCA GGGATTGTGTAGATTACAAAAAAGGAATTAAGGGGCGATGTGTTGTGGCTGCGATTAACAATTACACAACGCAGCTCCTTGAATATGGCAGTGACACTAAATCTAGAT ATAACCTCACGCAATCTCTATTCTTCCTTTCACATTTTATGGGGGACATCCATCAG CCTCTACATTGTGGCTTTCTCTCAGACAATGGAGGCAATGCAATTACTGTTCGCTGGTACAAAAGGAAGCAAAATCTCCACCAT ATTTGGGATAGTACCATACTTCTGACAGAAGTCGACAAATTTTATGACTCTGACATGGACGAGTTCATCGATGCACTTCAACAGAATATTAcg AAAGTATGGGCCGATCAAGTAGAAGAATGGGAGAATTGCGGTGATAAGGACCTTCCATGCCCAGCTAC atacgCATCTGAAAGTACCATAGATGCCTGTAAATGGGCGTATAAAGATGCCACGGAAGGATCCGTACTAAATG ATGATTACTTCCTGTCACGTTTGCCAATAGTCAATATGCGGTTAGCTCAAGCAGGAGTTCGATTGGCTGCAATTCTTAATCGTGTTTTTGAGAAAAAGTTGGCAATGTCCATCTAG
- the LOC102663488 gene encoding subtilisin-like protease SBT3, translating into MSYKTTALGSKPASRADSYSSKGPSSSCPYVLKPDITVPGTSILAAWPPNLPVAQFGSQNLSSNFNFASGTSMACPHGAGVAHPDWSPVAIRSAIMTTSDVFDNTKELVKDIATDYKPASPLALGAGHVNPNKALDPGLVYDVGVQDCVNLLCAMNSTQQNISIITR; encoded by the coding sequence ATGTCTTATAAGACAACAGCGTTAGGTTCTAAACCAGCATCGAGAGCAGATAGTTACAGTTCCAAAGGGCCTTCAAGTAGTTGTCCATATGTGTTGAAACCAGACATCACTGTTCCTGGTACATCAATCTTAGCTGCATGGCCGCCAAATCTTCCAGTGGCACAATTTGGGTCCCAAAACCTTTCTAGTAACTTCAATTTTGCAAGTGGAACATCCATGGCATGCCCTCATGGGGCAGGTGTGGCGCACCCTgattggagccctgtagctatTAGGTCAGCCATTATGACAACATCGGATGTATTCGACAATACTAAGGAACTCGTCAAGGACATTGCTACCGATTACAAACCAGCCTCTCCTTTAGCTTTGGGAGCTGGTCATGTAAACCCCAACAAAGCCCTTGACCCTGGGCTTGTTTACGATGTGGGAGTTCAAGATTGTGTCAATCTTCTCTGTGCAATGAACTCCACTCAACAGAACATCTCAATCATCACTAGATAG